Proteins encoded together in one Benincasa hispida cultivar B227 chromosome 1, ASM972705v1, whole genome shotgun sequence window:
- the LOC120088085 gene encoding uncharacterized protein LOC120088085 yields MESITGSELAGFAVGALLVCASISAPRIDAFISSSQRRSLGMCKRCGDLRMIACSKCKGVGSIKSGGLFGVNILAEFYESFGKDESNAPSIPCTRCNAKGRFQCPDCCSQMT; encoded by the exons ATGGAAAGCATAACAGGGAGCGAATTGGCCGGTTTCGCAGTGGGGGCTCTCCTCGTTTGCGCCTCCATTTCTGCCCCTAGAATCGACgctttcatctcttcttctcagCGCAG ATCCTTGGGCATGTGCAAGAGATGTGGTGACCTGAGGATGATAgcatgttcaaaatgtaaagGAGTTGGATCAATCAAATCAGGTGGACTGTTCGGCGTTAACATTCTTGCTGAGTTTTACGAATCATTTGGCAAAGACGAGTCGAATGCGCCTTCCATCCCATGCACGAGGTGCAATGCCAAAGGTCGCTTCCAATGTCCAGATTGCTGCTCTCAAATGACATGA